AAAGCGCTGCTGTAAAGGGGTGAAAACGCAGCGAAATACTTCCTTAACTTGCGGGCCTGTGCTCCCGTGACCAGGCCGGACCCGGGCGCGTCACGGGATCGGCGGCTCGATCGCCCGCTCGGCGGGCAATCGGCCTGCCCCTCGGCGCGACGCCGCCTGCCCCCTCCCGGCTCGTCGGCGACCTCGCCGCGGACGCTCGGGGCGAGGGATCGACGGTGCGCCGGGACGGCGCCCGGCGCCTGAGCCCGAGGCGCCGCCCCTCGGTCCGTCGCAGCGGCCTGCTCGGCGGCGGCGACGGACGCGAGAGACGGCGTCGGCTGGTCTCCCCGATCCGGTGGATCAGCAGGGAGAGTTCGTCTGGGTCAACAGTCCCAGCCGCCACGGCAGGCGGTTGTAGTCGCCGCCCGCCCCGGGGTCCAGGCCCTGATACAGGTAGCGCAGATCGCAGGGGCTGATCTCCATCGTCTGGTCGACGCCGGAACGCAGCATCTCGCCGTGACTGATGTCCCTGCTCCACTGTCCGCCTGGGAACGTCACGTTGTTGGCCCGAGCGAACGGGCGGGACTCGCTGTCGGCGAGGGCCGTCCACGGTCCGGTGATCGCCGGAGCGGTCCAGGACCGGAACCACCGTCGACCGTCCGAGCCGATCGCCTCGTGCACCAGGAGGTAGCCCTGATCGCCCTGAATCCGGTAGACGTTCGCCGCCTCGAACAGCCGGTTGCGGTCGGCGTCCTCCATCGCGATCACGGTGTTGGTGAATCCGGCGGGGAAGTTCGCGACCGTGGTCTCGGACCGGTATAGGTGACCGTTGTCGTCCGAGGAGAACAGGTAGCACATCGCCGCGTCGCACACCGTCCAGAAGTCGACCCAGTAGCCGTCGCCGATGTTGTCCCGGATGATCTCGGGCATCGCGGAGTAGAAGTTCCTCGGCGCGGACCAGGTCTCCGGCCTGGTGATGTCCGTCGTCGTGGAGTAGGAGCCGCCCGCGCCCGTCTGGTAGACGAGGTACCACAGACCCTGCGGGGCGAAGTAGAACACCTGCGGCGCCGCTCGGTAACCGGGGCCGATCCCGGACTGGTCCAGGTAGTGGTGTGGTGCCGACGACGCCTGGGACCAGTCACTGAAACTGGTGTACACCATGTTGTATCCGTCGGTGTACACCGTCGCGAACACATGCCACCGTCCGTCGTGATAGACGACGGACGGGTCCTTGACCGACACCGCCGGGTGGCCCGAATCGGGTTTGGGGCTGATGATCGGCCCGGTGGACGACCATTGGAAGGAGTTCGGCAGGCTGCCGTCCGGCGGCTGCGGCGTGGTGCCGCCCGTACAGTTCGTGCCGTTGAGACTGAAGATCGTCGGCGGCGGTGTCGTCGTCCCGGAGGTCGTGCCGTTGAAGCCGAATGACACCGAGCCGCCCGCCGGGATGCGCGCGTTGTGGCCGGCATCGCGCGCGACGACCTGGGAGCCGTTCTGCGTCACTGCAGCGTTCCAGGCATGATCGACCCCCTGTCCGGCGGTGAACGACCAGGTCAACGACCAGCCGTTCACCTCGGAACCGAGGTTCCTGATCGTCACGTTCGTGGTGAAGCCGCCGGGCCACTGTGCCGCGGTCGCATAGTCGACCGAGCAGCCTTCCTGTGCCTCGGACGCAGCAGAAGCGGCGGCGGGAGCGCCGGCGGCGGTGAGCAGTGCAGACGCGAAGAGCAACGCGGACGCCGTGGCGACCGACCGCGACAGGGCGGCCGCGAGGCGTCGGGATACGGACATGAGCATCCTTTCGTGACAGGAATGCGACGTCGTCTCGGCTCGCGATCCGGCAGCGGGTGACCTCGGCGAATCGGGCCGGGGCAGGCCGGTGAGTCGAATGAGGTCAGGTCTGGTGGGGCAGGCGGGGACCACTGCGGACGGGGCGGTTCGTCGCTCCTCTCGTCGCACGCCACCTGAGACGAGCGGTCCTTAGCGGTCCGCACGGGCTGATCACACGATCGACGGCCGCTCCGACGGCAGTGCGCGACACACCTCGCACGTCCGACGGAATTGCGTCGGCGCGACAAAGGATTCCCAGATCAGGTCGCTGAACCGGCATATTCCGCAGCTCGGCGAGGATTATCACGGCGAATTCGTCGAGTCTCGACGACAGCGCCCGCAGAAGAGCCGAGGAGTCACTCCG
The Actinoalloteichus fjordicus DNA segment above includes these coding regions:
- a CDS encoding non-reducing end alpha-L-arabinofuranosidase family hydrolase, giving the protein MSVSRRLAAALSRSVATASALLFASALLTAAGAPAAASAASEAQEGCSVDYATAAQWPGGFTTNVTIRNLGSEVNGWSLTWSFTAGQGVDHAWNAAVTQNGSQVVARDAGHNARIPAGGSVSFGFNGTTSGTTTPPPTIFSLNGTNCTGGTTPQPPDGSLPNSFQWSSTGPIISPKPDSGHPAVSVKDPSVVYHDGRWHVFATVYTDGYNMVYTSFSDWSQASSAPHHYLDQSGIGPGYRAAPQVFYFAPQGLWYLVYQTGAGGSYSTTTDITRPETWSAPRNFYSAMPEIIRDNIGDGYWVDFWTVCDAAMCYLFSSDDNGHLYRSETTVANFPAGFTNTVIAMEDADRNRLFEAANVYRIQGDQGYLLVHEAIGSDGRRWFRSWTAPAITGPWTALADSESRPFARANNVTFPGGQWSRDISHGEMLRSGVDQTMEISPCDLRYLYQGLDPGAGGDYNRLPWRLGLLTQTNSPC